A single region of the Lotus japonicus ecotype B-129 chromosome 4, LjGifu_v1.2 genome encodes:
- the LOC130715280 gene encoding GRAS family protein RAD1, with translation MSPPLYSVLLEDENSVFLLDLDLSSPMGFHAYPHLPILDSSIANWSLPFSISDETFRESKKLKRTMIPISSADFSISSSSSLSVSVNSIPRLNFRDHIRTYKRYLAAEELPEDTNSSESVVGAEEDGCADGMRLVQLLIACAEAVACRDKAHASMLLSELKSNALVFGSSFQRVASCFVQGLAERLTLIQPIGSGAGVSQSMMNIMDAASEEMEEAYRLVYETCPHIQFGHFVANSTILEAFEGESFVHVVDLGMSLGLPHGHQWRGLIHSLANRASGHGRVRRLRITAIGLCIARLQAIGDELSDYANNLGINLEFSVVQKNLENLQPEDIKVNDDEALVVNSILQLHCVVKESRGALNSVLQMIHGLSPKVLVMVEQDSSHNGPFFLGRFMESLHYYSAIFDSLDAMLPKYDTKRAKMEQFYFAEEIKNIVSCEGPLRMERHERVDQWRRRMSRAGFQAAPIKMVAQAKQWLLKNKICDGYTVVEEKGCLVLGWKSKPIVAASCWKC, from the coding sequence ATGTCCCCTCCTCTTTATAGTGTCCTTCTTGAAGATGAAAATTCAGTGTTTCTTCTTGATCTTGATCTCTCCTCCCCAATGGGTTTCCATGCCTATCCTCATCTACCTATTTTGGATAGCAGTATTGCCAATTGGTCCCTACCCTTTTCAATTTCCGATGAAACCTTTAGGGAGAGCAAGAAGCTGAAGAGAACCATGATCCCCATTTCCTCTGCAGATTTCAGCATCTCCTCATCAAGCAGTCTGAGTGTGAGTGTGAATAGCATTCCAAGGCTCAATTTCAGAGACCACATAAGGACTTATAAGAGATACCTTGCTGCTGAAGAGTTACCAGAAGATACCAATAGTTCTGAAAGTGTTGTTGGAGCTGAAGAAGATGGTTGTGCTGATGGAATGAGGCTTGTTCAGCTCCTAATCGCTTGCGCAGAAGCGGTGGCTTGTCGCGACAAGGCACATGCTTCTATGTTGCTATCTGAGCTTAAATCCAATGCCTTGGTGTTTGGATCATCATTCCAGAGAGTTGCTTCTTGCTTTGTGCAAGGCTTAGCAGAGAGGCTAACTCTGATTCAGCCAATTGGAAGTGGTGCAGGAGTTTCACAATCCATGATGAACATCATGGATGCAGCCTCAGAAGAAATGGAAGAAGCATACAGGTTGGTTTATGAGACATGCCCACACATTCAATTTGGACACTTTGTGGCTAATTCCACTATATTGGAAGCCTTTGAGGGTGAGAGTTTTGTCCATGTAGTGGACCTAGGCATGAGCCTCGGTCTACCTCATGGACACCAGTGGCGGGGACTGATCCACAGCCTCGCTAATCGTGCCAGCGGACACGGTCGTGTTCGCCGGCTCAGAATCACAGCGATTGGACTATGCATTGCCAGACTCCAGGCCATTGGTGATGAACTCTCGGATTACGCAAACAATTTGGGCATTAACTTGGAATTCTCCGTGGTGCAGAAGAATTTGGAAAATTTGCAACCTGAAGACATCAAGGTGAATGATGATGAAGCTCTTGTTGTCAATAGCATTCTGCAGCTGCATTGTGTGGTTAAGGAGAGTCGTGGCGCTTTGAATTCGGTGCTTCAGATGATTCATGGGCTCTCACCAAAGGTTTTGGTGATGGTGGAGCAGGATTCAAGTCACAATGGACCTTTTTTTCTTGGGAGGTTTATGGAATCACTACACTATTATTCTGCTATCTTTGACTCATTGGATGCTATGTTGCCAAAGTATGACACTAAGAGGGCAAAGATGGAGCAGTTTTACTTTGCTGAGGAGATAAAGAACATTGTGAGCTGTGAGGGGCCATTGAGGATGGAGAGGCATGAGAGGGTGGATcagtggaggaggaggatgagcaGGGCTGGGTTTCAGGCTGCACCTATCAAGATGGTGGCTCAGGCTAAGCAGTGGCTTCTCAAGAACAAGATTTGTGATGGATACACTGTTGTGGAGGAGAAAGGGTGCTTGGTGCTTGGGTGGAAGTCAAAGCCTATTGTTGCAGCTTCTTGCTGGAAATGTTAA
- the LOC130713912 gene encoding nucleoside diphosphate kinase 2, chloroplastic isoform X2, whose product MGVFAGTTAAACVTSSLALTPTTPFSSNKRTTITTSSSKCRIRATHHQNLTAFPSTSHLFYAKSLRTTKPRIFLPHLIASLVDQTYIMVKPDGVQRGVVGDIISRFEKKGFKLTGLKLYQCSKDLAEEHYKDLKLKSFFPKLIDYITSGPVVCMAWEGVGVVASARKLIGATDPLQAEPGTIRGDLAVQTGRNIVHGSDSPENGKREIALWFKEGELCEWTPVLTPWLRE is encoded by the exons ATGGGAGTGTTCGCTGGAACCACCGCTGCTGCTTGTGTCACATCCTCTCTCGCACTCACACCAACAACACCATTCTCTTCTAACAAGAGAACAACCATCACCACTTCATCCTCCAAATGCAGAATTCGAGCCACCCATCACCAAAACCTCACTGCATTTCCCTCAACATCCCATCTTTTCTACGCTAAATCCCTCCGCACCACCAAACCCCGCATTTTCCTTCCACACTTAATTGCTTCTCTG GTTGACCAAACTTACATAATGGTGAAGCCTGATGGCGTGCAGCGTGGCGTT GTGGGAGATATTATCTCTAGGTTTGAGAAGAAAGGGTTTAAGTTAACTGGCTTGAAGCTCTACCAGTGCTCAAAAGATTTAGCTGAG GAGCATTACAAGGACTTAAAACTAAAGTCATTCTTCCCTAAGCTGATTGACTATATTACTTCTGGTCCTGTTGTGTGTATG GCTTGGGAGGGTGTTGGTGTAGTGGCATCAGCACGCAAGCTTATAGGGGCTACAGATCCTCTTCAAGCTGAACCTGGCACAATAAGAGGAGACCTTGCTGTTCAAACAGGAAG GAATATTGTTCACGGCAGTGACAGCCCTGAGAATGGCAAGCGTGAAATAG CTCTCTGGTTCAAGGAAGGTGAATTATGCGAATGGACTCCTGTTCTAACACCATGGCTAAGAGAATAG
- the LOC130713912 gene encoding nucleoside diphosphate kinase 2, chloroplastic isoform X1, producing the protein MGVFAGTTAAACVTSSLALTPTTPFSSNKRTTITTSSSKCRIRATHHQNLTAFPSTSHLFYAKSLRTTKPRIFLPHLIASLEQVDQTYIMVKPDGVQRGVVGDIISRFEKKGFKLTGLKLYQCSKDLAEEHYKDLKLKSFFPKLIDYITSGPVVCMAWEGVGVVASARKLIGATDPLQAEPGTIRGDLAVQTGRNIVHGSDSPENGKREIALWFKEGELCEWTPVLTPWLRE; encoded by the exons ATGGGAGTGTTCGCTGGAACCACCGCTGCTGCTTGTGTCACATCCTCTCTCGCACTCACACCAACAACACCATTCTCTTCTAACAAGAGAACAACCATCACCACTTCATCCTCCAAATGCAGAATTCGAGCCACCCATCACCAAAACCTCACTGCATTTCCCTCAACATCCCATCTTTTCTACGCTAAATCCCTCCGCACCACCAAACCCCGCATTTTCCTTCCACACTTAATTGCTTCTCTG GAACAGGTTGACCAAACTTACATAATGGTGAAGCCTGATGGCGTGCAGCGTGGCGTT GTGGGAGATATTATCTCTAGGTTTGAGAAGAAAGGGTTTAAGTTAACTGGCTTGAAGCTCTACCAGTGCTCAAAAGATTTAGCTGAG GAGCATTACAAGGACTTAAAACTAAAGTCATTCTTCCCTAAGCTGATTGACTATATTACTTCTGGTCCTGTTGTGTGTATG GCTTGGGAGGGTGTTGGTGTAGTGGCATCAGCACGCAAGCTTATAGGGGCTACAGATCCTCTTCAAGCTGAACCTGGCACAATAAGAGGAGACCTTGCTGTTCAAACAGGAAG GAATATTGTTCACGGCAGTGACAGCCCTGAGAATGGCAAGCGTGAAATAG CTCTCTGGTTCAAGGAAGGTGAATTATGCGAATGGACTCCTGTTCTAACACCATGGCTAAGAGAATAG
- the LOC130713913 gene encoding uncharacterized protein LOC130713913 gives MFGKIRASSSSLEGCPSKLLKDDSFSIYEATLMKLKLGAQRDSSARESSQEMEEIVTDSSDANMDADRNLPNASRSHHSPGDDEIIMTGTDTDCSSVTASASFSGGVSTGNSEQRKHGNVSILHFFKLKDSGQVTGSSSGGGSKNGSSGCVSSSGSVESQNDSEMESVQTLQDCCELSD, from the exons ATGTTCGGCAAAATTAGGGCTTCGTCTTCTTCGTTGGAAGGTTGCCCCTCCAAGCTTCTCAAAGATGACTCTTTCTCCATCTACG AGGCTactctgatgaagctgaaaCTCGGTGCTCAACGCGATTCAAGTGCACGTGAATCTTCTCAGGAAATGGAAGAGATTGTAACTGATTCTTCAGATGCAAATATGGATGCAGATCGAAATCTACCAAATGCGTCAAGGTCGCATCATTCACCAGGTGATGATGAGATAATTATGACGGGTACTGACACAGATTGCTCTTCTGTAACTGCATCAGCTAGTTTTAGTGGCGGAGTTTCCACTGGGAACTCGGAACAGCGAAAGCATGGTAATGTTTCAATTCTTCATTTCTTTAAATTGAAGGATTCTGGGCAAGTTACTGGGTCGTCCTCTGGTGGAGGATCGAAGAATGGTAGCTCTGGATGCGTTTCGTCGTCTGGTTCTGTTGAATCTCAAAACGATAGTGAAATGGAGAGTGTTCAAACTTTGCAAGATTGTTGTGAATTGTCTGATTAA